In one Bradyrhizobium sp. 4 genomic region, the following are encoded:
- a CDS encoding DUF1501 domain-containing protein — protein MGVVNHLPTRRELLVGSGALFAWSQMPRIARAEGRDPRLLVIVLRGALDGLGAVAPVGDPDWISLRGDRALALDGKPPALPLDAFFALNPAMPNLHRLYKSGKAAIVHATATPYRERSHFDGQDVLESGLVKPGMTSSGWLNRALLALESGGRVDPRGSRALGIGSVTPLVVRGSAPVMTWVPQRLLPASEDTQSRLLDLYQHTDPKLATVLQARMRLASLGGASGAGDPMSDDPTLAPPGIARVRAYFAEAAGTAARYLAKLDGPRVGAMGFVGWDTHIAEGAASGQLYNLLGALDGAFAAIESNMGEAWRETVVAVVTEFGRTARINGTQGTDHGTGTVAFLIGGGLTGGRVIADWPGLKPAQLFEDRDLKPTTDLRAVLKGLLRDHLRVEEKVLAEAVFPGSADVKPMGGLVG, from the coding sequence ATGGGCGTCGTCAATCATTTGCCCACGCGGCGCGAGCTTCTGGTCGGATCCGGCGCGCTATTCGCGTGGAGCCAGATGCCGCGGATCGCGCGCGCCGAAGGGCGCGATCCGCGCCTGCTGGTCATCGTGCTGCGCGGCGCGCTCGACGGCCTTGGCGCGGTTGCGCCGGTGGGCGATCCCGACTGGATCTCCCTGCGCGGCGATCGCGCGCTGGCGCTGGACGGCAAGCCGCCCGCGCTGCCGCTCGATGCCTTCTTCGCGCTCAATCCGGCGATGCCGAACCTGCATCGGCTCTACAAAAGCGGCAAGGCTGCGATCGTCCATGCCACCGCGACGCCCTATCGCGAGCGTTCGCATTTCGACGGCCAGGACGTGCTGGAGAGCGGGCTCGTCAAGCCAGGCATGACAAGCTCGGGATGGCTCAACCGCGCGCTGCTCGCGCTGGAATCCGGCGGGCGTGTCGACCCGCGCGGCAGCCGCGCGCTCGGCATTGGCTCTGTGACGCCGCTGGTGGTGCGCGGTTCGGCGCCTGTGATGACATGGGTGCCGCAGAGATTGTTGCCGGCGAGCGAGGACACGCAGAGCCGCCTGCTCGATCTCTACCAGCACACCGATCCGAAGCTTGCGACCGTGCTCCAGGCCCGCATGAGGCTCGCGTCGCTCGGCGGCGCATCGGGCGCGGGCGATCCGATGTCCGACGATCCAACCTTGGCGCCGCCCGGCATCGCACGCGTCCGCGCCTATTTCGCCGAAGCCGCCGGTACCGCCGCGCGCTATCTCGCAAAGCTCGACGGTCCGCGCGTCGGCGCGATGGGCTTTGTCGGCTGGGACACGCACATCGCCGAAGGCGCGGCCTCGGGCCAGCTCTACAATCTGCTGGGCGCGCTCGACGGCGCCTTTGCCGCGATCGAGAGCAACATGGGCGAGGCGTGGCGCGAGACCGTCGTCGCGGTTGTCACCGAGTTCGGGCGAACCGCGCGCATCAACGGGACGCAGGGCACCGACCACGGCACGGGCACGGTCGCCTTCCTGATCGGTGGCGGGCTTACCGGTGGCCGCGTCATCGCGGACTGGCCGGGTCTGAAGCCGGCGCAACTCTTCGAGGATCGCGATCTCAAGCCGACCACGGATTTGCGCGCAGTGTTGAAGGGCCTGCTGAGGGATCATCTGCGTGTCGAGGAGAAGGTGCTCGCAGAAGCCGTCTTCCCCGGCAGCGCCGACGTCAAGCCGATGGGAGGCCTCGTCGGCTGA
- a CDS encoding DUF1800 family protein, translating into MSSSAKAEAVLALHRFGMGPRPGSIAALGTDPRGALIAELDRPLVLNAAASLPSSAKAYRTVADANARRAARAKQAQQQAKKQQVAATPTMSEDQTQGQGADKDAAEMAAKQAAEAVPDPGRPIYLQEAKLRTEAALAADIGFAERLVWFWSNHFCISANKIQSMSGAYEREAVRANTLGRFVDLLLAVEGHPAMLFYLDNLGSMGANSIAGINRSRGLNENIAREIMELHTLGVRAGYTQDDVISFANVLTGWTLVPPGDNPEHGGEFTFNPRLHEPGGQTVLGKRYEQEDVEQGRAVLRDLAAHPATATHVATKLARHFVADEPPPVLIEQMAKIFRDAEGDLKQVAIAMVSSDEAWRGPPSKLKRPSEWGVGMVRATGITTVDPVRFTGGQELLGEGLWRPSAPKGYPEDEASWIDGIGRRLDIANNFAERIATTADPQVIIEDVFASEISPEVKQAVGRAESRQQALALLFMSADFQRR; encoded by the coding sequence ATGAGCAGTTCTGCAAAGGCCGAGGCCGTGCTGGCACTTCATCGCTTCGGGATGGGGCCGCGTCCGGGATCGATTGCGGCTCTCGGAACCGACCCGCGCGGCGCGCTGATAGCCGAGCTCGACCGCCCGCTCGTCCTGAACGCCGCCGCGAGCCTTCCCTCCAGCGCAAAGGCCTATCGCACCGTGGCCGATGCCAATGCGCGGCGCGCCGCGCGCGCCAAGCAGGCCCAGCAGCAAGCTAAAAAGCAGCAGGTGGCGGCGACGCCGACCATGTCGGAAGACCAGACGCAAGGCCAAGGAGCGGACAAGGATGCCGCCGAGATGGCGGCCAAGCAGGCGGCCGAGGCCGTTCCGGATCCCGGACGTCCGATCTATTTGCAGGAAGCCAAGCTGCGTACGGAAGCTGCGCTTGCCGCCGACATCGGCTTTGCCGAGCGGCTGGTGTGGTTCTGGTCGAACCATTTCTGCATCTCAGCCAACAAGATCCAGAGCATGTCCGGCGCCTATGAGCGCGAAGCCGTTCGCGCCAATACGCTCGGCCGCTTCGTCGATCTCCTGTTGGCCGTCGAGGGCCATCCGGCGATGCTGTTCTATCTCGACAATCTCGGCTCGATGGGTGCGAACTCGATCGCCGGCATCAACCGCAGCCGCGGCCTCAACGAGAACATCGCGCGCGAGATCATGGAGCTGCATACGCTCGGCGTGCGCGCCGGCTACACGCAAGACGACGTCATCAGCTTCGCCAATGTGTTGACGGGATGGACGCTGGTGCCGCCCGGCGACAATCCCGAGCACGGCGGCGAATTCACCTTCAATCCGCGGCTGCACGAGCCCGGCGGACAGACCGTGCTCGGCAAGCGCTACGAGCAGGAGGACGTTGAGCAGGGCCGCGCGGTGCTGCGCGATCTCGCCGCGCATCCGGCGACCGCGACCCATGTCGCGACCAAACTCGCACGACATTTCGTGGCCGACGAGCCGCCGCCTGTGCTGATCGAGCAGATGGCGAAGATTTTTCGCGACGCCGAGGGCGATCTCAAGCAGGTCGCGATCGCGATGGTGTCGTCGGACGAGGCGTGGCGCGGGCCGCCGTCGAAACTCAAGCGTCCGAGCGAGTGGGGCGTCGGCATGGTGCGCGCGACCGGCATCACGACCGTCGATCCCGTCCGCTTCACCGGCGGCCAGGAGCTGCTCGGTGAAGGGCTGTGGCGGCCATCGGCGCCCAAGGGTTATCCGGAGGACGAGGCAAGCTGGATCGACGGCATTGGCCGGCGGCTCGACATCGCCAACAATTTCGCCGAACGCATCGCGACCACGGCCGATCCGCAAGTGATCATCGAGGACGTCTTCGCCTCCGAGATATCACCCGAGGTGAAGCAGGCGGTCGGCCGTGCCGAGAGCCGGCAGCAAGCGTTGGCGCTCTTGTTCATGTCGGCGGATTTTCAGAGGAGGTGA